From Anopheles funestus chromosome 3RL, idAnoFuneDA-416_04, whole genome shotgun sequence, a single genomic window includes:
- the LOC125769793 gene encoding cysteine--tRNA ligase, cytoplasmic: protein MAKRVQPTWQAPEEKPAPKLYLYNSLTRRKEPFVPRDGRNVQWYSCGPTVYDASHMGHARSYISFDILRRVLSDYFGYNVLYVMNITDIDDKIIKRARQNHLYEQYLQQAKDMPLERLLDDSKEVMATFRENVGRTTDADKKTMMDRMLEKLTAAVDNLSLAVKDGDESRIRQAQDQFLQDSKDPLADLLDSKRGSSVTENAIFETLPRYWEDAFHKDMTALNVLQPDVLTRVSEYVPQIIVYIEKIIANGLAYEANGSVYFDVAGFDRREQHHYAKLVPEAYGDAKQLQEGEGDLSVGADRLTEKRSPNDFALWKSSKAGEPWWDSPWGRGRPGWHIECSAMASDICGDYLDIHTGGVDLKFPHHDNELAQSEAHDGSAEWVKYFLHTGHLTIAGCKMSKSLKNFVTIQQALEKHTATQLRLAFLLHSWKDTLDYSDNTMEMAVQYERFLNEFFLNVKDLTRHVQTGPARDAFDRWGSVEAELQQKFADARAAIHEALCDNVDTRTALDVLRGLVSACNVYIKAHRSSGFNALLLRRIASYCTDLLHIFGAISGPRGGIGFPISAGAVGDGTAGDLEQTVMPYLQALAEFRNAVREQARGLKATEILQLCDQLRDDVLPGLGVRLEDREGAPTALKLVPAEVLLREREAKRAEENRKAAEKERKKVEAAAAQAAKDALRKINSIDMFRSETDKYSAFDGTTGLPTHDTEGKEISKGQLKKLQKLQQAQEKRYQEYLASK, encoded by the exons ATGGCAAAACGTGTGCAACCGACGTGGCAAGCACCGGAGGAAAAACCCGCACCAAAGTTGTACCTTTACAACAGTTTGACCAGGCGGAAAGAACCGTTTGTACCGCGAGACGGTCGCAATGTACAGTGGTACAGCTGTGGCCCAACGGTGTACGATGCATCCCATATGGGGCATGCCCGGTCCTACATTAGTTTCGACATTCTGCGCCGGGTGCTGAGCGATTACTTCGGCTACAACGTGCTGTACGTGATGAACATTACCGACATCGACGATAAGATCATCAAGCGCGCACGCCAGAACCATCTGTACGAGCAGTACCTGCAGCAGGCCAAGGACATGCCACTGGAGCGATTGCTGGACGACAGCAAGGAAGTGATGGCAACGTTTCGCGAGAATGTGGGACGTACGACTGACGCCGACAAGAAGACGATGATGGATCGTATGCTAGAGAAGTTGACTGCGGCCGTGGACAATCTTTCGCTCGCGGTTAAGGACGGTGACGAGAGCCGTATTCGGCAAGCGCAGGATCAGTTTTTGCAGGATTCAAAGGATCCGCTGGCGGATCTGCTGGACAGTAAGCGGGGCTCATCAGTGACGGAGAATGCAATCTTTGAGACGTTACCGCGCTACTGGGAGGATGCCTTCCACAAGGACATGACGGCACTGAACGTTCTCCAGCCGGATGTACTGACGCGCGTCAGTGAGTACGTGCCACAAATCATCGTTTACATAGAGAAGATTATTGCGAACGGATTGGCGTACGAAGCGAACGGGTCCGTATACTTCGATGTGGCTGGGTTCGATCGACGGGAGCAGCACCATTACGCGAAGCTAGTGCCGGAAGCCTATGGAGATGCGAAACAGTTGCAGGAAGGTGAAGGAGATCTTAGCGTCGGTGCGGACCGGCTGACGGAGAAACGATCACCGAACGATTTCGCTCTGTGGAAAAGCAGTAAGGCGGGCGAACCGTGGTGGGACAGTCCTTGGGGTCGTGGACGTCCCGGCTGGCACATCGAATGTTCGGCAATGGCATCGGATATCTGTGGCGATTATCTAGACATCCACACCGGTGGAGTCGATCTGAAGTTCCCGCACCACGACAACGAACTGGCCCAGAGCGAAGCACACGATGGAAGCGCCGAGTGGGTGAAGTATTTCCTCCACACCGGCCATCTCACGATCGCTGGCTGCAAGATGTCCAAATCGCTGAAAAACTTCGTCACGATCCAGCAGGCACTCGAGAAGCACACGGCAACGCAGCTGCGGCTTGCCTTCTTGCTACACTCGTGGAAGGATACGCTCGACTATTCGGACAACACGATGGAAATGGCAGTTCAGTACGAACGTTTCCTGAACGAGTTCTTCCTCAACGTGAAGGATCTGACGCGCCACGTACAAACCGGCCCGGCACGGGATGCGTTCGATCGCTGGGGATCGGTTGAGGCGGAACTGCAGCAAAAGTTTGCCGATGCACGTGCGGCCATCCATGAGGCGCTCTGTGATAACGTTGATACGCGCACGGCCCTGGATGTGCTGCGTGGGCTTGTTTCCGCCTGTAACGTGTACATCAAGGCACATCGATCGTCCGGTTTTAATGCACTCTTGCTACGACGCATTGCTAGTTACTGCACGGACCTGTTGCACATATTTGGCGCAATTAGCGGACCACGTGGTGGAATTGGATTCCCCATAAGCGCCGGAGCTGTCGGCGATGGCACGGCTGGAGAT CTCGAACAAACCGTCATGCCCTACCTGCAAGCGTTGGCCGAATTCCGCAATGCCGTACGGGAACAGGCACGCGGTTTAAAGGCGACCGAAATTCTACAACTGTGCGATCAGCTGCGTGACGACGTGCTGCCCGGTTTGGGTGTACGGCTCGAAGATCGCGAAGGTGCTCCCACCGCCTTGAAGCTAGTTCCGGCCGAGGTGCTGCTACGGGAACGTGAAGCCAAACGTGCCGAAGAGAACCGTAAAGCGGCAGAAAAGGAGCGCAAAAAGGTGGAAGCAGCAGCGGCACAGGCCGCTAAAGATGCGCTGCGTAAGATCAATTCGATCGATATGTTCCGCAGCGAGACGGACAAGTATTCGGCGTTTGATGGCACAACCGGCCTGCCGACACACGATACGGAAGGGAAGGAAATTAGCAAGGGACAGCTGAAGAAGTTGCAAAAGCTGCAACAGGCACAGGAGAAACGCTACCAAGAATATCTGGCTTCGAAGTAA
- the LOC125769795 gene encoding uncharacterized protein LOC125769795, producing MQAQLALIKEFSIPGELSLSITYLQRALRDCVFQHQVLASKINNLPMHQRPKVKQYMLELEREMLSIGQEQEGLVRQLSERVKRFQMTIQSQHLVTICDDELYGYVSRQLNIQHETAVFSGTPKHISPRWSATELAQKYSLETILETACVKTEEIQLENHESQDFDAADDDDDCWKPVMSSNKRTKKQSKPASKTYTRPFATADASFRSVLKTKSSPPQSTVAPQERAFASISGKKPTTLEKVKTESKLNVPKERESRETTEKSSEEEQQERKPVVKTEDSTKVETVTRGVWVPGCPGRPPKAANYISAAKLAAIRARRASVPLAQPIAQRRASKRMEMLAEKGKPTEPIDDSPGEDDDQLPEVLETSAAVRRGRSNLLQALKKQKRGPGRPPNSESMAAQQRASKRGPVPGVSKLVKHSSYASSGSSPNSRSSTPTWGTRQHSEDSCDRRSSSTEYPSLNDPGETPGFTATSIYDMGQVSFLRYHELHTPEEAQALKERKRERKRRSCYSTERKDFHYGKLDYYEQQQQYQAVRASKRTNQRPVLYSPPVAAVKKRKQSTLPSCNAATTSIVRHRPQPANIFAAMDKRSCFVCFKSGTTDELGACMNCCNIYHLSCHTIDEQSDAYRQRDDLCPVCLVSDDGNK from the exons ATGCAGGCACAATTGGCACTGATCAAGGAATTTTCCATACCGGGAGAACTCTCGCTCAGCATCACGTATTTGCAACGAGCTTTGCGGGACTGTGTATTCCAACATCAG GTTTTGGCTTCTAAAATCAATAACTTACCGATGCACCAG CGCCCTAAAGTCAAACAATACATGCTGGAGCTGGAACGGGAAATGCTATCGATCGGACAGGAACAGGAAGGTTTGGTACGGCAGTTATCCGAACGTGTGAAACGATTCCAAATGACCATTCAATCGCAGCATCTGGTTACGATATGCGATGATGAGCTGTACGGGTACGTTTCGCGGCAGCTTAACATTCAGCACGAAACGGCCGTTTTCTCGGGCACACCGAAACACATTTCACCACGCTGGAGCGCAACCGAGCTGGCTCAAAAGTACAG TTTGGAAACGATCCTCGAAACGGCTTGTgtgaaaacagaagaaattcaGTTGGAAAATCACGAATCTCAAGATTTCGATGCGgccgacgacgatgatgattgtTGGAAGCCCGTGATGTCATCCaacaaacgaaccaaaaaacaatcaaaaccaGCCTCGAAAACATACACAAGACCATTCGCAACAGCAGATGCAAGCTTTCGTTCCGTTTTAAAGACGAAATCATCCCCACCACAGTCAACCGTTGCACCGCAAGAGCGTGCATTTGCTAGCATTTCCGGCAAGAAGCCAACCACGCTCGAGAAAGTGAAAACGGAAAGTAAGTTAAACGTTCCGAAGGAACGGGAATCACGCGAAACGACGGAAAAGTCATCGGAGGAAGAGCAGCAGGAGCGGAAACCGGTGGTAAAGACGGAAGATTCCACGAAGGTGGAAACCGTTACGCGAGGTGTATGGGTACCGGGATGTCCGGGACGTCCGCCCAAGGCGGCAAACTACATATCCGCGGCGAAACTGGCCGCAATCAGAGCACGGCGTGCATCGGTCCCATTAGCGCAACCCATCGCGCAAAGGCGTGCCTCGAAAAGGATGGAAATGTTGgcggaaaaagggaaaccaaCGGAACCGATAGATGACTCCCCCGGTGAGGATGATGATCAATTGCCGGAAGTGTTGGAAACGTCGGCTGCCGTTCGGCGCGGGCGTAGTAATCTTTTGCAAGCGCTCAAAAAACAGAAGCGCGGTCCGGGCCGTCCACCGAACTCAGAGAGCATGGCCGCGCAACAACGTGCATCGAAACGTGGTCCCGTCCCGGGGGTTAGTAAACTCGTCAAGCACTCGTCGTATGCTTCATCGGGTTCGTCACCGAATTCCCGATCGTCTACACCCACGTGGGGAACGCGTCAACATTCGGAAGATTCGTGCGATCGCCGTTCGTCCTCTACCGAGTATCCTTCACTGAACGATCCTGGCGAAACGCCCGGATTTACGGCGACCAGCATCTACGACATGGGACAGGTTTCGTTTCTACGCTACCACGAACTGCACACACCGGAAGAGGCGCAAGCATTAAAGGAGCGAAAACGGGAACGAAAGCGTCGCAGCTGTTACAGCACGGAGCGCAAAGACTTTCATTACGGCAAGTTGGATTATtacgagcagcagcaacagtaccAGGCTGTGCGTGCTTCCAAACGGACAAATCAGCGTCCGGTTCTATACTCACCACCAGTAGCCGCCGTGAAGAAGCGAAAGCAATCAACGCTGCCCAGCTGTAATGCGGCCACAACTTCGATCGTACGGCACCGACCACAGCCAGCGAACATTTTCGCCGCCATGGATAAAAGAAGTTGCTTCGTATGCTTCAAAAGTG GTACAACCGATGAGTTGGGCGCTTGTATGAACTGTTGCAACATTTACCATCTCAGCTGCCACACGATCGACGAACAGTCCGATGCGTATCGTCAGCGGGATGATCTGTGCCCGGTTTGTCTCGTCTCGGACGACGGTAACAAATAG
- the LOC125769823 gene encoding 60S ribosomal protein L18a has product MKAKGVLKEYQVIGRKLPSEKEKNPPLFKMHIFAPDHIVAKSRFWYFLRQLRKFKKATGEIVSVKRIMEKTPLKVKNFGIWLRYDSRSGTHNMYREYRDLTVGGAVTQCYSDMASRHRARAHSIQIIKVEAIPASKTRRAHIKQFHNPKIRFPLVQRYHHKRYRKLFSYRRPVTFFQ; this is encoded by the exons ATGAAAGCTAAAGGAGTG CTGAAAGAATACCAGGTGATCGGGCGCAAGCTGCCCTCGGAGAAGGAGAAGAACCCTCCACTGTTTAAGATGCACATCTTCGCCCCGGACCACATCGTGGCCAAGTCGCGCTTCTGGTACTTCCTGCGTCAGCTGCGCAAGTTCAAGAAGGCAACCGGCGAGATCGTGTCGGTGAAGCGCATCATGGAAAAGACGCCGCTGAAGGTGAAGAACTTCGGCATCTGGTTGCGTTATGATTCGCGTTCCGGTACGCACAACATGTACCGCGAGTACCGTGACCTGACTGTTGGTGGTGCCGTCACGCAGTGCTACAGTGACATGGCTTCGCGCCATCGTGCCCGTGCTCACTCGATCCAG ATCATCAAGGTGGAAGCGATCCCTGCGTCCAAGACGCGTCGTGCACACATCAAGCAGTTCCACAACCCGAAGATCCGATTCCCGCTGGTGCAGCGATACCACCACAAGCGCTACCGGAAGCTGTTCTCTTACCGCCGCCCGGTTACCTTCTTCCAGTAA
- the LOC125769805 gene encoding aarF domain-containing kinase 1 has translation MSLRKVLKYGIVGSAVLGTGLSLHANDYDLNSVGIVRLGRAGATVFDIAATYQANLYSREWTDKKSREYLQLKSDTHRAAAEKLLNLCRTNRGVYIKVGQHIGALEYLLPPEYVTTMKVLHSNAPQNPVEDLYRVIRQDLRVDPNELFESFDPEPLGTASLAQVHRATLRDGREVAVKVQHPYVKGNSIVDIKTMEVLVKLVAWTFPDFKFQWLVDESKRNLPVELDFANEGRNAEKVKEMFRHYRWLKIPGVIWEYTTSRVLMMEYTKGGQVNDIEYIQREKLDPYDIANKIGQLYSNMIFLKGFVHSDPHPGNILVRRSEQNGGTEIVLLDHGLYAELSEKFRYNYSKLWLSILRVDQADMKKYAHALGVEGSMWGLFACMVTGRPWNSVIHGVDKVQQDDAEKELIQNEGKMVLPHISDVLEKVDRQMLLVLKTNDLIRGIETTLRTQNRMTAFWVMSKCCVKSIGSQEYLGAADTWSKLGTCLREQWCILKLNLYYLYRGIVSLHLLSALKMIF, from the exons ATGTCACTCCGAAAGGTGCTAAAGTATGGAATCGTCGGTAGTGCCGTGCTCGGGACGGGGCTTAGTTTACACGCGAACGATTACGACctcaactcggtcggtatcgtaCGGCTTGGGCGTGCCGGTGCCACCGTATTCGACATTGCCGCCACCTACCAAGCGAACCTGTACAGCCGCGAATGGACGGACAAGAAGTCGCGCGAGTATCTGCAGCTGAAAAGTGACACACATCGTGCGGCGGCCGAAAAGCTGCTCAATCTCTGCCGCACCAATCGTGGCGTATACATAAAAGTTGGTCAGCACATCGGTGCGCTCGAGTATCTTCTGCCGCCGGAGTACGTCACCACGATGAAGGTGCTGCACAGCAATGCACCGCAAAACCCGGTCGAAGATCTGTATCGCGTCATACGGCAAGATCTGCGCGTTGATCCGAACGAACTGTTTGAATCGTTCGATCCGGAACCGCTCGGAACGGCTTCACTGGCACAGGTGCATCGTGCAACGTTGCGAGACGGACGGGAGGTAGCGGTCAAGGTGCAGCACCCGTACGTAAAGGGCAATTCGATCGTGGATATTAAAACGATGGAAGTGCTGGTGAAGCTGGTCGCGTGGACATTTCCCGACTTTAAGTTCCAGTGGCTGGTGGACGAATCGAAGCGCAACTTGCCGGTAGAGCTGGACTTTGCCAACGAGGGTCGCAATGCGGAGAAGGTGAAGGAAATGTTCCGCCACTATCGGTGGCTAAAGATACCGGGCGTGATCTGGGAGTACACGACATCGCGCGTCCTCATGATGGAGTACACGAAGGGTGGCCAGGTGAACGATATCGAGTACATACAGCGGGAAAAGCTCGATCCGTACGATATCGCGAACAAGATCGGGCAGCTGTACTCGAACATGATCTTTCTGAAGGGTTTCGTGCACAGTGATCCGCACCCGGGTAATATTCTGGTGCGCCGTAGCGAACAGAACGGTGGGACGGAGATTGTGCTGCTGGACCATGGTTTGTATGCGGAGTTGAGCGAGAAGTTCCGGTACAACTATTCCAAACTGTGGTTAAGCATTCTGCGCGTTGATCAGGCGGACATGAAGAAGTACGCACACGCGCTAGGCGTTGAGGGCAGTATGTGGGGATTGTTTGCCTGTATGGTGACTGGGCGACCCTGGAACTCGGTCATTCACGGTGTGGACAAGGTGCAACAGGATGATGCTGAG AAAGAATTGATCCAGAACGAGGGTAAGATGGTACTGCCACACATTTCCGATGTGCTGGAAAAAGTCGACCGCCAGATGCTGCTGGTGTTGAAAACGAACGATCTAATACGAGGCATTGAGACGACACTTCGCACTCAGAACCGCATGACCGCGTTCTGGGTGATGTCTAAGTGTTGCGTGAAAAGTATCGGCAGCCAGGAATATCTCGGTGCGGCTGATACGTGGAGCAAGCTGGGCACCTGTCTACGTGAGCAATGGTGCATACTGAAGCTGAACCTTTACTACCTTTACCGGGGGATCGTATCGCTTCATTTGCTGTCCGCGCTGAAGATGATCTTCTGA
- the LOC125769796 gene encoding vang-like protein 1 produces MGTMMETESVKSEPGSKSRRSRTSQNHHQQQQQQQHSTLGSHRTRHSHRNSSNNHSRSGNNKRPDMAPFQTSVNLGDDGRDGQEIIEVSILPQDETWGDNTTAITGNTSEQSISMEDVSYFQMADDRGVGFACQRYLERGLAVLLCAVAFVGPLAMVVLPRLGFFPSAFESLDLTQNERVRLLACNAECKGMLVSLAARLLLLAIGLWALFLRQPSAIMPRIFLFRSCALLLVLISSFAYWLFYIVQVTEGARAIVSGSSVVDYKTLVAYATSYCDTLLFVHYVAVVLLEIRHLQPLYHVKVIRSPDGESHSYSIGQLSIQRAAVWVLQRYYTEFSIYNPYLERLPVSKAQRKAAAVSSFKYYDVDGATPAQQQSQSRAVLAAHARRRDSSHNERFYEEHEYERRVKKRRARLVTAAEEAFTHIKRMQQPSSPQQHDQQGDGGTAPPAIPLDPQEAAQAIFPSMARALQKYLRVTRQQPRHTVESILKHLGHCLKHDMSPRAFLEPYLVEAPVLQNDKERRTNHNWSLICDELLSRPLSDGCTFQLIQNDVSLTVSIHRIPHFTVSEEVVDPKSNKFVLKLNSETSV; encoded by the coding sequence ATGGGCACGATGATGGAAACGGAATCGGTTAAGTCGGAACCGGGTAGCAAAAGTAGACGATCACGTACATCGCAAaatcaccaccagcagcagcagcaacagcagcacagcACACTTGGATCGCATCGAACGCGCCATTCGCATCGAAACAGCAGCAATAATCATTCCCGCAGCGGCAACAACAAGCGTCCCGATATGGCACCGTTCCAGACGAGCGTCAATCTGGGCGACGATGGCCGGGATGGGCAGGAGATCATCGAGGTGTCGATCCTGCCGCAGGATGAAACGTGGGGCGACAACACGACCGCCATCACGGGCAACACGTCCGAGCAGAGCATCTCGATGGAGGACGTCAGCTACTTCCAGATGGCGGATGATCGTGGCGTCGGGTTCGCCTGCCAACGCTACCTCGAGCGCGGATTGGCCGTGCTGCTGTGTGCGGTCGCATTCGTCGGCCCGCTGGCCATGGTTGTACTGCCGCGGCTTGGCTTTTTCCCGTCCGCGTTCGAGAGTTTGGACCTGACGCAGAACGAGCGCGTGCGCCTGCTGGCATGCAATGCGGAGTGCAAAGGTATGCTGGTATCGCTGGCCGCCagattgctgctgttggcgaTCGGGCTTTGGGCGCTGTTTCTCCGCCAGCCGTCCGCTATCATGCCGCGCATCTTTCTGTTCCGATCGTGCGCATTGCTGCTCGTGCTGATCTCTTCCTTCGCCTACTGGCTGTTCTACATCGTGCAGGTGACTGAGGGTGCCCGGGCGATCGTATCCGGTTCGTCGGTTGTCGACTACAAAACGTTGGTAGCGTACGCTACCAGCTACTGCGATACGCTGCTGTTTGTGCATTATGTGGCGGTGGTGCTGCTGGAGATTCGTCACCTACAGCCGTTGTACCACGTGAAGGTGATACGCAGCCCAGACGGAGAATCGCACAGCTACAGCATCGGGCAGCTCAGCATCCAGCGGGCCGCGGTATGGGTGCTGCAGCGTTACTACACCGAGTTCAGTATCTACAATCCGTACCTCGAGCGGTTACCGGTCTCGAAAGCGCAGCGAAAGGCGGCCGCCGTATCCTCGTTCAAGTACTACGATGTGGACGGTGCAACGCCCGCACAGCAGCAGAGTCAATCGCGTGCCGTTCTGGCCGCTCATGCTCGGCGCCGTGATTCGTCCCACAACGAACGGTTCTACGAGGAGCACGAGTACGAGCGACGGGTGAAAAAGCGCCGTGCCCGGCTTGTCACCGCGGCCGAGGAAGCGtttacgcacatcaagcgtaTGCAGCAACCATCTTCACCGCAGCAGCACGATCAACAAGGCGATGGTGGAACCGCACCGCCGGCCATACCGCTCGATCCACAGGAAGCGGCCCAAGCAATCTTTCCCTCGATGGCGCGGGCACTGCAGAAGTATCTGCGCGTCACCCGGCAGCAACCGCGCCACACGGTCGAATCGATCCTGAAGCATCTGGGCCACTGTCTCAAGCACGACATGTCACCGCGTGCCTTCCTGGAACCGTATCTCGTCGAGGCGCCGGTACTGCAGAACGATAAGGAGCGTCGCACCAACCACAACTGGTCGCTGATCTGTGACGAGCTGCTGTCCCGGCCGCTCTCCGACGGCTGCACCTTCCAGCTGATCCAGAACGACGTTTCGCTGACGGTATCGATTCACCGGATACCGCACTTTACCGTCAGCGAGGAGGTGGTCGATCCGAAGTCCAACAAGTTCGTGTTAAAGCTTAACTCTGAGACGAGCGTGTGA